In the genome of Vicia villosa cultivar HV-30 ecotype Madison, WI linkage group LG7, Vvil1.0, whole genome shotgun sequence, one region contains:
- the LOC131618293 gene encoding jasmonoyl--L-amino acid synthetase JAR6-like isoform X2: MGKEVEKIDFEKVIEEFERITKDAENVQKETLRKILEENASTEYLQSLGLNGRTDPESFKACVPLVTYKDLELHIQRIVDGDVSPILTRKPIRVISLSSGTSQGNRKCIPWNDELFKTTVQIYQTSFAFRNRDFPIQDGKDLSFIYGNNAPPKKGGVILGTATSNVLGNPGYKNAMQALKSPSCSPDDVIFSPDFQQSLYCHILCGLLFREEVQSISSTFAHSIIYAFRTFEKDWEELVNDIKKGVLSSRITVPSIRIAMSKLLKPNPELANLIHKKCKGLRNWYGLIPELFPNVKYIQAIMTGAMEPYLKKLRHYAGEVPLLTSEYGSSEGWIGSNVNPKVAPEFATYVVLPQVAYFEFIPLIQLDGTRLELEPVGLTDVKIGEEYEIVLTNPAGLYRYRLGDVVKVMGFHNSTPEIKYMRRSGLLLTITTDKHSEIDLQLSVENASKFLAEEKIEVIDYTSYIDLSTEPGHYVIFWEISGETSDEVLCECCNCLDKSFIDPAYIFYRNCKGIEALELRVVGKGTFQKILESQVERGVPVSQFKTPRCVGSTNTTMLQILLKNVVKRYVSTAFN; the protein is encoded by the exons ATGGGGAAAGAAGTAGAAAAAATTGACTTTGAAAAAGTGATTGAAGAATTTGAGAGGATAACAAAAGATGCTGAGAATGTTCAAAAAGAAACATTGAGAAAGATTTTGGAAGAAAATGCATCAACCGAATATTTGCAAAGTTTAGGACTTAATGGAAGAACCGATCCTGAAAGTTTCAAGGCTTGTGTTCCATTGGTCACATACAAAGATTTAGAGCTTCATATCCAAAGAATAGTTGATGGAGATGTTTCTCCTATTCTCACTAGAAAACCAATCAGAGTTATATCCTTAAG TTCTGGCACTAGTCAAGGAAATCGAAAATGTATTCCATGGAATGATGAATTGTTTAAAACCACAGTACAGATATAtcaaacctcttttgcttttagGAACAG AGATTTTCCAATCCAAGATGGAAAGGATTTAAGCTTTATCTATGGCAACAATGCACCACCAAAAAAAGGGGGCGTGATACTAGGAACAGCCACATCGAATGTACTCGGAAATCCAGGATACAAGAATGCAATGCAAGCACTTAAATCTCCAAGTTGCAGTCCAGATGATGTAATTTTCAGTCCTGATTTTCAGCAATCACTTTACTGCCACATCTTATGTGGACTACTTTTTAGAGAAGAGGTTCAATCAATTTCATCAACATTTGCACACAGTATTATCTATGCTTTCAGAACATTTGAAAAAGATTGGGAAGAACTTGTTAATGATATAAAAAAAGGCGTTCTTAGCAGCAGAATCACCGTTCCTTCCATTAGAATTGCTATGTCCAAATTGTTGAAACCGAATCCTGAACTAGCTAACTTGATCCACAAGAAATGCAAAGGATTAAGAAACTGGTATGGGTTGATACCAGAGCTTTTTCCTAATGTTAAGTACATTCAAGCAATTATGACAGGTGCAATGGAACCCTATTTGAAAAAATTGAGACACTATGCTGGAGAAGTTCCTTTATTAACTTCTGAGTATGGTTCTTCTGAAGGCTGGATCGGTTCGAACGTGAATCCGAAAGTAGCTCCAGAATTTGCTACTTATGTTGTTCTTCCACAAGTTGCATACTTTGAATTTATTCCATTGATACAACTTGATGGAACTAGGTTAGAACTCGAGCCAGTTGGTTTAACTGATGTCAAGATTGGTGAGGAGTATGAGATTGTTTTAACCAATCCTGCAGGTTTATACAGGTATAGGTTAGGAGATGTAGTAAAGGTTATGGGGTTCCATAACTCAACTCCAGAAATCAAGTATATGCGTAGGAGCGGTCTTTTGCTTACAATAACCACTGATAAGCATAGTGAGATTGATTTGCAATTATCAGTAGAAAATGCATCCAAGTTTTTAGCTGAGGAGAAAATAGAGGTGATTGACTATACTAGCTACATTGATTTATCCACAGAGCCAGGACACTATGTTATCTTCTGGGAAATTAGTGGTGAAACAAGTGATGAAGTGTTGTGTGAGTGTTGCAATTGTTTGGACAAGTCTTTTATTGATCCAGCTTATATTTTCTATAGAAATTGCAAAGGTATTGAGGCTCTTGAACTCCGAGTTGTTGGGAAAGGGACATTCCAAAAGATtcttgagagccaagttgaaagAGGTGTACCTGTGAGTCAGTTCAAGACACCTAGGTGTGTTGGTTCTACAAACACCACAATGTTGCAAATTTTGTTGAAAAATGTTGTCAAGAGATATGTTAGTACtgcttttaattga
- the LOC131618293 gene encoding jasmonoyl--L-amino acid synthetase JAR6-like isoform X1, translating to MKFFLKKLSKKIDFEKVIEEFERITKDAENVQKETLRKILEENASTEYLQSLGLNGRTDPESFKACVPLVTYKDLELHIQRIVDGDVSPILTRKPIRVISLSSGTSQGNRKCIPWNDELFKTTVQIYQTSFAFRNRDFPIQDGKDLSFIYGNNAPPKKGGVILGTATSNVLGNPGYKNAMQALKSPSCSPDDVIFSPDFQQSLYCHILCGLLFREEVQSISSTFAHSIIYAFRTFEKDWEELVNDIKKGVLSSRITVPSIRIAMSKLLKPNPELANLIHKKCKGLRNWYGLIPELFPNVKYIQAIMTGAMEPYLKKLRHYAGEVPLLTSEYGSSEGWIGSNVNPKVAPEFATYVVLPQVAYFEFIPLIQLDGTRLELEPVGLTDVKIGEEYEIVLTNPAGLYRYRLGDVVKVMGFHNSTPEIKYMRRSGLLLTITTDKHSEIDLQLSVENASKFLAEEKIEVIDYTSYIDLSTEPGHYVIFWEISGETSDEVLCECCNCLDKSFIDPAYIFYRNCKGIEALELRVVGKGTFQKILESQVERGVPVSQFKTPRCVGSTNTTMLQILLKNVVKRYVSTAFN from the exons atgaaattttttttaaaaaaactaagca AAAAAATTGACTTTGAAAAAGTGATTGAAGAATTTGAGAGGATAACAAAAGATGCTGAGAATGTTCAAAAAGAAACATTGAGAAAGATTTTGGAAGAAAATGCATCAACCGAATATTTGCAAAGTTTAGGACTTAATGGAAGAACCGATCCTGAAAGTTTCAAGGCTTGTGTTCCATTGGTCACATACAAAGATTTAGAGCTTCATATCCAAAGAATAGTTGATGGAGATGTTTCTCCTATTCTCACTAGAAAACCAATCAGAGTTATATCCTTAAG TTCTGGCACTAGTCAAGGAAATCGAAAATGTATTCCATGGAATGATGAATTGTTTAAAACCACAGTACAGATATAtcaaacctcttttgcttttagGAACAG AGATTTTCCAATCCAAGATGGAAAGGATTTAAGCTTTATCTATGGCAACAATGCACCACCAAAAAAAGGGGGCGTGATACTAGGAACAGCCACATCGAATGTACTCGGAAATCCAGGATACAAGAATGCAATGCAAGCACTTAAATCTCCAAGTTGCAGTCCAGATGATGTAATTTTCAGTCCTGATTTTCAGCAATCACTTTACTGCCACATCTTATGTGGACTACTTTTTAGAGAAGAGGTTCAATCAATTTCATCAACATTTGCACACAGTATTATCTATGCTTTCAGAACATTTGAAAAAGATTGGGAAGAACTTGTTAATGATATAAAAAAAGGCGTTCTTAGCAGCAGAATCACCGTTCCTTCCATTAGAATTGCTATGTCCAAATTGTTGAAACCGAATCCTGAACTAGCTAACTTGATCCACAAGAAATGCAAAGGATTAAGAAACTGGTATGGGTTGATACCAGAGCTTTTTCCTAATGTTAAGTACATTCAAGCAATTATGACAGGTGCAATGGAACCCTATTTGAAAAAATTGAGACACTATGCTGGAGAAGTTCCTTTATTAACTTCTGAGTATGGTTCTTCTGAAGGCTGGATCGGTTCGAACGTGAATCCGAAAGTAGCTCCAGAATTTGCTACTTATGTTGTTCTTCCACAAGTTGCATACTTTGAATTTATTCCATTGATACAACTTGATGGAACTAGGTTAGAACTCGAGCCAGTTGGTTTAACTGATGTCAAGATTGGTGAGGAGTATGAGATTGTTTTAACCAATCCTGCAGGTTTATACAGGTATAGGTTAGGAGATGTAGTAAAGGTTATGGGGTTCCATAACTCAACTCCAGAAATCAAGTATATGCGTAGGAGCGGTCTTTTGCTTACAATAACCACTGATAAGCATAGTGAGATTGATTTGCAATTATCAGTAGAAAATGCATCCAAGTTTTTAGCTGAGGAGAAAATAGAGGTGATTGACTATACTAGCTACATTGATTTATCCACAGAGCCAGGACACTATGTTATCTTCTGGGAAATTAGTGGTGAAACAAGTGATGAAGTGTTGTGTGAGTGTTGCAATTGTTTGGACAAGTCTTTTATTGATCCAGCTTATATTTTCTATAGAAATTGCAAAGGTATTGAGGCTCTTGAACTCCGAGTTGTTGGGAAAGGGACATTCCAAAAGATtcttgagagccaagttgaaagAGGTGTACCTGTGAGTCAGTTCAAGACACCTAGGTGTGTTGGTTCTACAAACACCACAATGTTGCAAATTTTGTTGAAAAATGTTGTCAAGAGATATGTTAGTACtgcttttaattga